TTAGGCCTACAACGCTGGCGCCATTAGGTATAGGAACCAGGTCACGATTGCGAGCCTGGCTCCTGAAGAGTAGCTGGTGGAGCAAGTATGAGGACGGGACACATCTGCGAATCTGCTGAAAACTTAAACTTCACTTGTGCATTACGCTTTAATCAACCTGACTGACCTTGACTTGATCAGTATTAATTGTTTTCctaaacgatttttttgcaaaaacattgCTATCTATAACGTAACTTCATTTAGGTTCGTGTCTAAATAACAACTGGAAATGCAATTGCGACGCCAACCTCAACGTAGAAACTTTCGACGAGGGTTATTTGACGGACAAAACTTTGCTACCGGTGACAGAAGTACGATTTGGGGACACCGATTCGCCAACAGAATCTGGCTGGTTTACTCTAGGTCCACTCGTTTGTAATGGAAGaggtaaaactaaagaaaccAACTATACCAGCGTTTAGACCAGTGTTTCCCAACCTGGGTCCTCTATAGACTCTATAGTGGTGCAGGGACCCGTCGAATAACTTTAATACCTCATTAATAACCTATCAAAGAgcaattttgaagttaaagtTCCGCGACAAAGGAATACGCAGTCAAAGGACGCAAGTACAAAACGTTTGGAAATCACTGGGTTAAACGTACATTATCCGGTAAACTAATTCAAACATGCTTCAAACCTCTGTAATCTTCGTTGTTCCAGTTCAGAAAGGCGAACCTGAAGTAGGGTGGTATGCGCCCTCTAACGGATACCAATACAAATTGATTTCGACCACACAAAGTTGGTTTGAAAGTCGTCAAACTTGTCATGAAATGGGCGGCGATTTGGCGGTTGAGGGAGCGAAAGATTTGACCATGAGAAGGTTAGTTATTTCTTAGTGGGATAATATCATCCACCCTGATGTTATTAGAAGACTGCAATGTTTTGTAAAGTCAAATCTTGTAGCCTAAGTTGTAAAATAGGAATTTGAAGAGATATTTATACCGTAACCATATGCTATAACCAGGGCTTCCATCAATCTGGAACCCAAAAAAAGGACGACTGGAAAAATTACGATTTTTCTACactacaaaattttcttcactACAGTCTGTAGTCTGCAGAACTAGCCTTCCTATCTAACCTAGACAGCCTGAAGTGCTAACAATGTTTCATGCCTATCCTATGCCTTGCTTCTTTGTGTTGCAAATAAGATTGTGTTGCTTGTATGATGTCAATAAGTTTTGGCGGCAAAGAATTTAGGACAGGATGAAAATGGTTTGCATTTAGAATTGTtgctttgttgaaaataagacaaaataaGGGGGCAAgccaaaaataaggacatttcttagaaataaggacggtatggaaGCCCTGGCTATAACGTATTGCCACAAAAATTAATATACTGAATTTTATAAACACTatcttttaagtttttaaccttttatcataaattgtaatttcgTGTCatgtcattttatttaaaacccCGCTttacacaaagaaaaattgtgGATCAATTGTCAGTACCCGGCCTACGTGGAGCATGGATCGGAATGACAGATATAGACGAGGAAGGGACGTGGCTGTGGTTAAATGGGGTAGCAGTTTCTAATCCACTTTGGTCCACTACTGAACCCAACGGTTTGGCGAACGAAAATTGTGCTATTCTGTCATATTCAAATTTATCAAAAGACTACGCCCTGGATGTCAATTGCGAGGCTGCCCTATTTCGAGGTATCTGTGAAAAACGCATTTTTTAGTCACTGCAAATATTGTGACGAGTTTCCTGTGCCGAGGGAAGAACTCTTTGTAGACCTTTTTCGTAGcatcaatttttaacaatggTAAAATCGTTCATCATTAAAATGTTAGTTTCGTGAAAAGGATTTTTATCATAAGATACATTACCGAACGCTGTATGACGTAATGGTGATGTAGGCTACGTTTAAGTTTGTATCGACTCATGTATGACATGTATTTTAGGTTTACGTCTCAGGCCAATTGCTGTTATAGGCTACCTCAAATGCTgtatatgttttgttgttgtgtatTACTATATCAAAAAAAACATCCACAAATGCAAACTTTTGTTTCTGTGTGACCAATAGGCCTACCAACACAGCATGCTTCAAGATTTACTGTAGGCTACCAAAAACGTCACTAACCCAAAGTTGGGGCTACAAATGGGACTTGTAAACTTGAAAGTAGCCTACATTCGAAACTTGATTGTTTTAGCGACAGTGCCAGTAAGGAACGGAATCTGCAACAAATAAAACGTTGATTAGGTTggcataccatattttttGATAGAAAACCAAGCCCCAAgcttcagaacaacgagcCTTATCAGATAATGAagtaatgacgtaacaagacatcactttcacatttaacagaCATCACTCTTCAGCAAGTTGGCTAAATGGACCAATCACAGGATGCTAATGTTGGTGTAGTGTATGGCAATGCTGGCTAACTGCATGCCCAAGCGGGACTTTTTGGTTGACTGACCGGGACAAAGCCATAAAAACCGGGAcggtcccggctaaaacgggacgctTAGGTTATGCTTAAAATGACTTCCTTATACGCGTTTATGGTTAATTGAAAATGAGCTTCTCTTTGGTTTTTGAAAAGCAGTTCAAAACATGCACTGTACCACGACATTTTAATAGCAGTTGTGGAAGCAGCGCGACATAGTAAAAGTGACGGGATTATGACAAATAAGTGTTTGTTGTATTATCCTTTGTGAAGTATTTCACTATAATCATATTCGCCACAAAGGGTTACTACACTGGCGTCTGTTGTTAGCCTACAATATAAGCGAGTTACAATTGAAGATTGATAACTTTTTTTACTTCTGCTATGATGGTATGAGTTCCCATTTCTCAAACGACGCAACTATTGCtgtttatttgcttaaattttgtctatacatattactaaattataaagttcccatttttatgTATTGTCAGACACAAAGACTTACGGCTTTGGGCAAAGATTACTGAACAttacattgcgcagtagtAACAAGTGAAAGAGGGGAAAggaaagattgcaaacattataTCAGTATATATAGCAGTCACACAAGCTCAAGGTTGCGTAATTTATCTGTAAGTGATTAATGAGAATTTAAGTTTGGCCAGCAATTGTAGCATAAGATCCCAAGATCAATTTTTAGTATTTGTAAAACAACCCATGACTCGTGATGTAACCGTCAGAGGATTAAGAGCGCTATTGTATTCATCTTTCTGTTACTCCTAGCTTACTTACTGCTTTTCGGAGGCACAGCAAATTACAGTTATGATAAGCAGCTTATAAAACGATTACCAATATCTAGTTGTAACAACTTTGATATAAAACTTCGCATTTTTAAAATAGCTTTTAGACGGAGAATTCATTCTGTCTCCATGTTCACGCAATTAAACAGTTTCCTGAAAACACGTCCTCAAACTTTCTATTATAATTATCTAACATTGATAGTcttaaatcattttattcGTCATTGGTACGGTTGAGACGAAAAATCACTACTGGTTGTAAATGAAATACGCTAATGCTCggaagaaagttaaaaattgtaaaatgctTCAAACGTGCATGAAAATGGTGATGGTAACTTATTAATATGCTGATTACAACTAGCACAGCCATTTGAccaaatcacaaaacaaaatttgtgtaCTTTATGTGCTTTTCTacttatgttttgtttgttgttcttTGTTAGCATGTTTTATTATGCTAAACAAGGGTAGCAGTAACATAATACTTATCACTTTCCCCACAACGAGATGGCGAAATAATACGACGCCTGATTTTCTCGATCTGTTTGTGTTTTAGTGTGGCGCCTTCTCAACGCCACCAAACTGGGATTCCCCAGTTTTCTCATTCTGGGAATGggaaatcaatcaatcattttattttttcgtcaaaagcgtaGTGGGTAAGAAAAATCAATCCAGTTATTATTAGCATGAGCAAATGAAAGAGAAATGGCTTCAAACGAGCTCAAAGAATTAAGGTAAGGCTTacttgctggtaacaactaacATGCTGGCCACTAACTAAGCCCAATCATTTGTCATTCATAGCCTAGTGCAGTTGCAATTATGCAAGAACAACCTTCGACTTGTTATAAAGTTTTCACGTTAATTGTATCAATTTGAGCTGGAAAGAGCCAAACAGGCTGTTAGTTACTGTATCTACAACGTTCATGTTAGCTTTAAAAAAGGAACAAAAGCCTTgaaatcatcattttttagTTGCGGCGTAGCGCCGGTCACCCTGCAGCCCGGACCAAATGTAGGCCTAATGCTGGGCTGCTGGTATTAgtggtataggcctactgtggTGCAACCGGGTGAAGTTTAGGTTAAACTTAAACCCAAAGCCTGAGCTTAAGCCCGGTTTTGGAAGAACCATTTCCTTCCTTTCTTCTAGAAAAAATACATTGCCTTTACATCTTCCCCTCTAAAAATGGTAAAATCTCGACATATGGACCTAGTTCTGTAGGCTATTTGCCATGCATAAGTGCATTATAAGTGTATtataaggcattttttagCTTTGGTTTATTGTTTGGTGCTGACCGTGCAGCCGTGTTAACCTTCCATCATCCCAACTGAAAAGAGTGAAAAATACGGCAGGCAGTTCAAGACATTAATTTaatgtttatatatatagatggtctttgccacttttttctgTCCATGTGTGTGTGATCGTAGGCATTTCttcgttatttttttatactaTAGGAAAGGTGAGTACCATTTTTTTGCTCCCCACagtcaatggcaaaaaatgGCCTATATGCTGATACTTTTCACTATGGCCGGTTACCGAATTTAGAAAAACCAGCTTAATGGCCAAACTGGAGAGCATGGCAATTTTCTATGCGATCTTGAGGGTGCCGTACGTACAAAATCGGGGTGACTTGGTGCATGatgacaaaaattgtgttgcaccagttgtatatattttgctGTCTGGTAGCCAAAACACAGTACCTGTAGGCTCCGTTTTTCGAGCAAAATGTGAAACGTGAATGTGACACAAACAACAACCGCAAATGTGAAACGTTCGAGTGCAGAAACCGCAGTCTTCAAATATCTAGAGGTTGCAGTTGCCATGCCTTCCACTATAGTTTGAAAGTATCatccatagtggaaagtgtggcacctgcacacACAAGTTTCATCAATGTGTACACTAGAGTTGTTTATGTTTACGCctatttctaaaaaataaacaaaaaaggtaGTTGTTTGAAttccaatttataataaataaacaaagaattaaggctTCCTTGCACAccatcatgccaaaatttgtgtttttaccCGCAACATTTCCTGTAGACAACTGCCATATTTTCCAGTTAGGTTATCATTATAACCTTTACCCGTAGACTatggaaagtctttgcatcACGTCCTGACtactgaaaagtttgctttcagtgcgcTGGATAAAtgtaatgccaaaatttgtgccACACCACATCATACTCAGAATGTAGGGAAAAGCGATAATTTTATGCCAGAAAATTAACGCAGAAGCCAATTTTGTCTCACACATCGTACAAACTTTCCAGCAGCAGGGATTGACTTAAACTCCATGATCATTTCTTTATACCTCAAAAGAGAAGCTTGAAAAAATCATTTGCAGGATTTGAACCATAATCTTCAGTTGTCCAGCATACTAGCCCCGATGGCAACCACTACACCACGGAATTAACTTCTTCCTCACCCAAAAAGAATAATGATAAACTTGTCACCAGAAATCTGGTTACCATGCTGCGATTTTCCAGCTTTAGCTTTACAGACGCCGGTGAAATATGCactttgcatttattttcaaGGCTGATAAGTGCAGAATTTTTGCTCATTGCCTCggtgaatattttttattggtcaaACATCAGTTGTCGTTCATCCTGTTTAGTACAAGGTTCGATAGAGacacatttgcattatacagtATACCCATAACTTAAGTCTTGCATGAGTCTGTTTAATTCAGTATGTAACTTTCCACTTAACcctaaaaatcacaaaaattcatagttttttttttgttataggCTACCTATATTGCTCAGACCAAATTGGTATTTTCGACAGTAGTGTAAAGGCTAGAGATCTAGTTTTTTGGTTACAATTCAAGCCTCCTCTGCCCACTTTGTTGATTGTGAAAACACCATGTACTGGTAGTTAGCAGATTTTAACTAGTCTTTTTCTAACAACGTGCGTAGTTGTGATTTTCAACAATAATGAGCACGGAAGACAGTGTTCAACAATACATAGAATTTGAAGCTGCAAACCCTCTGCCTGATCTTGGAGATATTTTATTATCGAACGAAAACTTTTGTGATGTCGATCTTTCgcaaaaatcaagccagtcgGAATTGCAAGAATGCTTTACAAGTGAGCCTGGAATATGCCACTCCATGAACGCCTGCGACATAGATTCCTATACAAACCTTCTTCACTCTACAACCAATTGCATGACGTACAGTGAACCTTCAAGCATTGGAGTGCAGTATTCCACCAATACAACTTTATTACAACCTATTTTAAAATCCAGCACTACGTACTCAGTAAAAGGTATTTTGAAGCAGTTTCCAGTtatttgaaaagttattttattgtttctttcaaattttaatgGAAGCCTTTTGTACCAAATTTTTATGGttaaaatattctttattAAACTTATTCAGTTGTTATGTATCATTTTGCAATAGCCTAATTCAAGCCTTTGAAGcatttataatatatttatattaaagGGAGATAAGAATGCGAGCATATGCGTtcaattgttgtttttgttttagatgtAAACTTGAACGATGTTTCTGATTCTGCTGCCGAAGAAGAATTTCTTTACCAACTCAATCTATCGAAATGTGACAAATTATCGCCAGCAACATCTACCAGCAATAGCAGTCCTAACAAACCAAATACACGTGGTCTTTCCAAGCTCAAATGCGCCCGGCTTAATGGCACAAAGACTTCCTTAAAGAAAGAGAATGGTATGCTTTCTTACTGTACACTTAGTCATCataaccaatgttccctctaagctgcgcgcgtgcgcaaatgcgcactgctgacacggtctccgcgcacagaaaatctgtgctgcgcacaagaaaaaaatccaacctgaattgaaaataaaataaacgcataataatggccactgTGCGaacgtggcacgtctgatgttgctcacagttgTCGAAGGggccgctcagggagttagtgtgtttgctcagactcgtgaaaaattagagggaacattgatcATAACCAAAGTGTAAAATTCCTGCATTGGTCGCTGTCTTGCTGTTCGCATTGGCATCAGTGATGATGACCCATAGTGAACAGTGTGGGACTTGCATGCAggagattcatcaacgtgaACGCcgaactttttttattttcactccaaattgtaataattaaacaaatatttgagGCTTTAGTGCAAGCCATCATGCTAAATTGCATCTTTGGACACAAGATATCACGTCGAAAACTGGCATACCTGTCGTGATCATAACTAAACTGCACTATTCTTACATCACCTGGTGGATGCTTGTATATTACTGCATGTAATACTGTTAGTTTGTTtctaatatttaaaatactggCACTTGGGACTTATTTCAGACAAATGCACGAACAAAAGACGAATTACGCTTCGTGAAAAAATCTCCCGTGTAAAAGTAGCAAATCATGAACAACAGAAAGCTATGAAAAGTGCTGCTGATAAAATGCGGTAAGATTTTAAGGATGTTGATTGTATAAGTTTTGCAAACGGTATTTTTATGCATATATAAAGAAAGATTCAAACGAatatataaaatttgtttttaagtaTTAAGCTTTGGATCAATACAAGTAACTTACTAAATTTGGCAGATGCTTGGTATTTGCTTTAAACTTATGTTTAACATTCACATATGCTTCATTATAGTATGAGACATGGAAAGTCATTAATGGGTAATTTTACTCCCACGAAACAAGACAGCAAAAAATTTAGCAGACCTCTCCAGAAAAAGATTCAGCCAGGTAAAATAATTACTTTCTTTAGTGTATAAGATTCACGGTTGTACATCACCATGAAGTAGGTTTCTGATGTAAGCAATTAAACATATCATTAGCTACGTTGTGACAGTATTATGTATGTTAAAGTTACAGGAGTTTGTCGTTTGTGCAACTATGCCTACTCCTGCTTGGGGGAGAGAGAAGAACATCTTAGTGACCCCGACCACATCATCAAGAGTGAGGTGAGTGGTTTGTAGATGTTGACTTCTAACTCTTCtccatatttatttttgtgctGATGACAAGTTGTTTATTATTGCTAGCGGTGAATAGTAAGTTGTTTGCAAAATCACCAACGATTTAAATGAATACAGCCAGACCTCGTTAATCTGGACCATtatgttttgtgaaaaaacatAGGTTTTGCGAGGTATATGGAAATTACAGATAATTGAAACTGAAAGAATGTCACAGTGAAATACAgttatgtaagaaagcagATATAAAAGACTACACCAGATTAAGATGCAACTACTTCCAACAGGAATAATTCTAGTAAAAAAATGTAGAAAATTGGTCAATGGCTATGCCTAAGACATACATTGGGGTGTAAAAACTATGAATATATGTTGTAATCTGGATTAGCGGAGtttttttctattaatttGGCTTAGCCTTTGCGAAATTGTCCTGTCACAGTCGTACGGCGAGGTTTCCAGCTTAAGAGGATAAAACGCATGGgaagaaatttgtttctaGCAGTTTCTTGTCAAATAGCGGGGATTCTGgttttttgaataaacaagGACTGGCTGTACTAAAGTCTGGTCAAAAATTTCCAGGTTAAAAGTGGCACCAACTTTCAGTTTCTCGACAAGGAAGCAAAAGAATTCAGCAACATCCGGATGCCTGCTCAGTGTCCAGTGTGTGCGGAGGCATTTTCCAAAGTACGAGAACTTCTTGTCCACCACAGACGCAGCCACTCAAAAGCTAAACCCTTTCAATGTGTGCGGTGTTCAGTCGCCTTCTACAGACGATGTGATTTGCTGGGTCATATCAGGAAACATTTAGGTATGGGTTTCACTAAATGAACTCTAATTCTTTCAACTAGACATCGCtcattttgtattgtttaattCATTGCCCAAATAAATCAACACTATTTTAATGAGGTTTGTAGTTTATCCGTTTTGATGTTAGTAGCTATATTGATAACAGAATACGTTTTTGTGGCACtagtggtggtggtggtggtggtggagTGGTCTTCTGGTCATCTAGAAGCTATTTTCCCCTTTTTCtacagaaaaacattttcttatattaaaaatatgaacattttttattccGTTTGTTTTATGTTCTACCTCAAACCTTGACATGTGTCCGTCATACTTTTAATTGTCATgctaatttaatttaattgtcaTAATAATTGTTAATTTAATTGTCATAATATTCATGCTCATTTACAGgcataaaaaaatatcaatgcAGTGCGTGCCCCAAATCTTTCGATAAGCAATTGAGCCTGACGTCACACCTGATATCACAACATGGTCACTCTGACACAAGACCGAGAAATTATAAATGCACAGTAAGTTGCTGTTAATATTATTGCAACAATTAGTGAAATTACATCAATATAACCTGACTTTTTGCTTTGATTTGACAGGAGTGTGCTGAGGCGTTCATGTCGAAGCAAGCCGTCAATCAACACATGCACACGCATACTGGTTATAATGCGGTGACTTGCAATATTTGTGGGCGCGGTTTTCGAAGCAGCTTTGCACTTGAAGCCCATCTAAGGGTGCATTCAGGTATTGTTTCCTATCTTTGTAAGAGGTAATGTCtcatatttttatactttactCGGCTTCAGATTGAGGTCTTCAATACAAGTAATTGGAACAAGATCACGgcaattattttgtattttgaaccatttaaaataaatttttttcctttttttatttaaaacttttttattgccgTTTTATTAAACGCTGCGAaatgtataatgtttttcaaaaattccCAACAATCTAGGTGAAATGCCTTTCAAATGTGAGCAATGCTCATACACGTCCAAGACCAAACAGCTGCTCCAACGGCACCTACGCAGTCACACGGGTAGCAAGCCATTTAAGTGCACATACTGCCCCTTCAAATGCGCTAGCACTGCAGGTTTAAAGAGGCACATACTCCTGCATACTGGTTCGAAGCCTTTCCGCTGTCCCTACTGTGAATACAGGTAAGAGTCTACAAAGCAAACTGAAGGTGTGAAACAGAGAAAGCTTAAATGTCCTGCTGAATAATTTCTGCAATGCTTTTGGTTGGTCATTTTCGATgcatatacaattatacattaTTCCCAATGCTATGCGTTGCAGCACCTATCACACACAGACCAATGGTCTTCAACTGAATGCTTTAACGTTAACGTTTTCATGACGTATGCGTTGTTAATGGAAGcaagtttgatgttattaCCAATGTCTTCAGGTGTACAAACATTGAAAACTTGAGAAAGCACATAAAGCGGACTCAGAAGCACGTGGGCTTGAATATATACCCCTGTTTGCACTGTTCATTTTCGTGCGACGAGCGCACGGAGTATATTAGGCATCTTAAACAGGTATGAAATATACTGGAGTGGATAAATGGTTGTACAACGGACAGATTTTTTCAAGTTTAGATTGGTTGTACTTGGGCTTTTTCATCTTGTTGCacgattaaattttttctaCCTCCATGAGTACACCTTAATAAAAGTTAGCCAGTATTGTTAACAACTGTTCCACGACCACTAAGTCCAACAGAAAGAGTTCACCAgagtttaaatttttcctCGTTTCAGCAACATTTCCCTCAATTAAGTGAAGACAATGCATCCGCTGCCAAATTATCCGGCATCTTTTTTCCTGATTCTCCTCCATCGACCAACGCGTCAGATCCCTGCAACGCCATCCAGACCGATCCATGCGATGTCGTGCAGTCCGAGGTCATATGCGTCATACCGAGCAacgtttgtgacgtcatacagCATGATGTCATTTCCTCCGACGCCTCGGTGACGTCTTCAATTCACGGCGTGCAGCCAATGAGCATAGTCCAAGGTATTGTAACTCTTTATAGACGTGCAATTGAGATAGGACACGATGAATGTGACGATGACGATTGTAAGTCTAAGTATTAAGTTAAACCGGCTGCTAGACCGCCATTTCAACATAAAACGTTAAACAAGAACGTAAGTGGACAGTAACGGACGTAAAAGGTGTTACGATAGATAACTTCGATCAAATATCGCATTAAATTGTTAcagctattattattattaaatttattatacCGGTAGTAAATTATATGTATGGTTTGTTCATATAAAATATAGTAATTATCACATatgctaaaatttttgttgcttgtCAATTATCAaggtaaaatatgtttttttcaaaaagctGCAAACCAAAATTCCGACGCATCCGCCATCGAAACCCTGATACTAGACGGGGCCAACCATCTCTTCCAGTCCTCTTCAAATATTAACGAACTAGATCACGGTCCAGGTTTATCGACAGAAGGAGGCGCTATAGAGAGGTCCTCCCCCGTTTCTATGAACGGTTTGGACGGATCAAACAATCCTTCCATTAATGGTTTAAATGAACTCATGTTGAATGCATTGATAAAAATTCCCAACCTGCAAAAAGTCATTCTACCTCAGgtattatttctgttttatttttctcagTTAAAATTCTTCGGTCGTGCTATGCTAGAGTAGTCGATTAAGGTATCGGAATAAAATAGATGTTGCTGCAAGGTGTCAATAAACTCAGTTGATCAAACTAGGAAGTATTAACTCTATAGACCTTTGCCCATTACTCCGTTCATTAGCAAAATATGTCGTTGTATTTTTGCAGGGAGATGGCAACGCGCCTATAACGCTCGTGATTGGAAGCGAATACGGTTCTTATGACGTCACCGAAGGTAAAGTCGTGGCAGtatttgacgtcataattagttAGCCAGCACGTGTTAATGCAACAGGCAGTAACGCTGATCAATTAAAGAGTTTCAGTTGTCTGTGAAAATATCCCAAATCACTCGATTGCTTTTCTAGATCTGCGAGGCCAAAACCAGCAGCAGATAACGAGTAAGGACGACGTTCAACTTCCTCTACGTAACGGGTAAGTAATTAAACGTCATTCATGGAAACAAATATCAACACTAAATTCTACCGTGAGAAACCTCGAGTTTCTAGTTATTtaagttgatattttaaacGAAATCGTTCTAAGAGATCACCAGGTATTCTGTTGTTAGCTGTTACCGACTTTTAATATTCGGCCTAGCACTGACCATGTTGAGCTTAAAGTAAAGTTAAAGCTGCAAATAGTCTTGTCGCTACTACTTGTATGTGGGGCGGAATCTATACGTTGGGATTAATTGGGTTAATTCCACTGCAGACTGCATAAATATCAAACGACTTAACGATCGGTTGTTCACTTGCAACCAACAGAATAAATCGCAAAAGACCACCAAACGGCCCACCCCACGTGGGAAAGTCTTTAATTCATGAGATTACGTCATCTCTGTCACATGTTCTTGTCTTTCAGGTGTTCAGATGTCGTCGCAACAGTGCCATCTGGCGATCATGAACGTTACATCATTTCGTCGAATGGAATTGAACCTTAcccaaaaatttgattttttactgaTTTTCCTTGACGAAAATGAAATCGCTCGATTTTTGCGCAATTGTTGCCCCAATCATTCGGGCAAATTGTTTTACCTAGCCAATTTCTTGCAATGACTATTTTCGCCAAAAAACTATTCTATTAATTGTTAGTTTGGTTGTTGGCTTTGATTTTTCACTCATTTCGTTTATGGgcaataaaacattaaattgcGTTTCGTAACGAAAGAAAAGCTGCTTACAGCAAGGCCACAGAAATGTTAGCGCATTCGCCGAAATTGCACACACACATAAcgatttaatattttttgtagtCAACGATGTTGTTCCGAAACTATTATTGCAGTGTTTCCTAAACCTTCGTGAATTGAGCATGTTTGCTTAGTTATGAACATTAAGCAGCCATAAAAGTTACAGCAGCTGAATGGAGTATAGTTGTTTGTTCTTTAGGTTTCAAGTTGTTTTACATATAATTTCGGAGAAGTCATTTCTACAGACACCAAGTTTGTAAACTTGATTCTGTCCAGATTAATGTGAAGTGATCTCTGCTTAGTGAGATCACGTGTCTGCATCAATAAACTCTGCTTCATGTGAGTTCCATGAAGGCTTCTTCTCTGCCAACACAAATTGTAGACATACAGTAAGCTGAAAACTAAAGCGAAACATAAGACATTCTGTCAACACAAGCATTTCTATAGCACgccaataataatttaatgtgATGGAATTCGCCGAAAAGTTAAAGGGATAATACCACGTGTTGTTAAACGCCACAAATGCTTTCCAAAAGTCGtagtttgt
The Clavelina lepadiformis chromosome 4, kaClaLepa1.1, whole genome shotgun sequence DNA segment above includes these coding regions:
- the LOC143452814 gene encoding uncharacterized protein LOC143452814; protein product: MSTEDSVQQYIEFEAANPLPDLGDILLSNENFCDVDLSQKSSQSELQECFTSEPGICHSMNACDIDSYTNLLHSTTNCMTYSEPSSIGVQYSTNTTLLQPILKSSTTYSVKDVNLNDVSDSAAEEEFLYQLNLSKCDKLSPATSTSNSSPNKPNTRGLSKLKCARLNGTKTSLKKENDKCTNKRRITLREKISRVKVANHEQQKAMKSAADKMRMRHGKSLMGNFTPTKQDSKKFSRPLQKKIQPVTGVCRLCNYAYSCLGEREEHLSDPDHIIKSEVKSGTNFQFLDKEAKEFSNIRMPAQCPVCAEAFSKVRELLVHHRRSHSKAKPFQCVRCSVAFYRRCDLLGHIRKHLGIKKYQCSACPKSFDKQLSLTSHLISQHGHSDTRPRNYKCTECAEAFMSKQAVNQHMHTHTGYNAVTCNICGRGFRSSFALEAHLRVHSGEMPFKCEQCSYTSKTKQLLQRHLRSHTGSKPFKCTYCPFKCASTAGLKRHILLHTGSKPFRCPYCEYRCTNIENLRKHIKRTQKHVGLNIYPCLHCSFSCDERTEYIRHLKQQHFPQLSEDNASAAKLSGIFFPDSPPSTNASDPCNAIQTDPCDVVQSEVICVIPSNVCDVIQHDVISSDASVTSSIHGVQPMSIVQAANQNSDASAIETLILDGANHLFQSSSNINELDHGPGLSTEGGAIERSSPVSMNGLDGSNNPSINGLNELMLNALIKIPNLQKVILPQGDGNAPITLVIGSEYGSYDVTEDLRGQNQQQITSKDDVQLPLRNGCSDVVATVPSGDHERYIISSNGIEPYPKI